From a single Bryobacter aggregatus MPL3 genomic region:
- a CDS encoding AAA family ATPase, whose amino-acid sequence MIHFAGEALILTGTPGAGKTTTAQALASKPGSPKVHLHSDDFWRFIKHGAVAPYLPEAHEQNRVVVHVLAKVTEEYAKGGYFVIVDGIIGPWFLPPFQALTVPLHYIVLRPSLDAALQRCRERGGDTLADPEPITALHQQLSSLGDLEKHVLQTTGQSREETLRNVIGAVQSGAFRLPAGSASLNS is encoded by the coding sequence ATGATCCATTTTGCAGGCGAAGCTCTCATCCTGACCGGCACGCCGGGGGCTGGGAAAACGACGACCGCACAAGCCCTCGCAAGCAAGCCAGGGTCTCCGAAAGTGCATTTGCATTCCGACGACTTCTGGCGTTTCATCAAGCATGGCGCCGTGGCTCCCTATCTGCCCGAGGCGCACGAGCAGAACCGTGTTGTCGTCCATGTTCTGGCAAAAGTGACAGAAGAATATGCCAAGGGTGGCTATTTTGTCATTGTGGACGGCATCATCGGGCCTTGGTTCTTGCCGCCATTTCAGGCACTCACTGTACCGCTCCACTACATCGTGTTGCGTCCGTCGCTTGATGCCGCCCTCCAACGCTGTCGTGAACGAGGAGGCGATACGCTGGCGGATCCAGAACCGATCACCGCACTCCATCAGCAGCTCTCTTCTCTGGGAGATCTGGAGAAGCACGTGCTTCAGACAACGGGACAAAGTCGTGAGGAAACGTTGCGCAATGTGATTGGGGCCGTACAGAGTGGAGCCTTTCGCTTACCGGCTGGAAGCGCGTCCCTCAATTCATAG
- a CDS encoding Gfo/Idh/MocA family protein: MYRVIMGDMQGSGKDWNRREWFASALAASAMAAPTKLPHKIRIAVIGQDGHLGDILSPLPQLPDVEVVAYSDTSAAALASLGKKIKNDQARGFLDQRKMLDESKPDLVAVVNDDGARAGAVLETLQRGIHCIAEKPLAITRSDLDKVKRAARNSKGKLSMLLPLRFAPQFLAMRQVIDSGEIGDVLLLGGQKSYKRGASSDWKNKRSSYGSTMLWIGPHLVDLFYFTGRIKMTEAFCWQTNVKDPALGDRENVVGGVFRLANGGIAELRMDYLRPDIAPTHEDDRLRVAGTKGVVEYTAATGVTVISNDSKPRRIDALPPAGSVFVDFLDTIYNGKPGALTVEEVFHVSDVIQAADDSSRSGRAVKV, translated from the coding sequence GTGTATCGCGTCATAATGGGCGACATGCAAGGATCGGGAAAAGACTGGAACCGCCGCGAGTGGTTTGCATCGGCGCTGGCTGCCAGCGCAATGGCGGCTCCAACGAAGTTACCTCACAAGATTCGGATTGCCGTCATCGGACAGGACGGCCATTTAGGCGATATTCTGAGTCCTCTTCCGCAACTCCCTGATGTCGAGGTGGTTGCTTATAGCGACACCTCCGCGGCAGCACTCGCATCCTTGGGCAAGAAGATCAAAAATGATCAGGCAAGAGGCTTTCTTGACCAGCGCAAGATGCTCGACGAGAGCAAGCCGGACCTGGTTGCCGTTGTGAACGATGATGGAGCTCGCGCAGGAGCCGTGCTCGAAACCTTGCAACGCGGCATTCACTGCATTGCCGAGAAGCCGCTCGCGATCACCCGCAGCGATCTCGACAAGGTGAAGCGCGCCGCCCGCAACTCCAAGGGCAAGCTCAGCATGCTGCTGCCGCTACGCTTTGCGCCGCAGTTTCTAGCCATGCGGCAAGTCATCGATTCCGGTGAGATTGGCGACGTGTTGTTGCTAGGCGGGCAGAAGTCCTACAAGCGCGGAGCCTCGAGCGACTGGAAGAACAAGCGTTCCAGCTACGGCAGCACCATGCTCTGGATTGGCCCGCACCTGGTGGACCTCTTCTATTTCACTGGCCGCATCAAGATGACCGAGGCCTTCTGCTGGCAAACCAACGTGAAGGACCCCGCCTTGGGCGATCGGGAAAATGTCGTCGGCGGAGTCTTCCGCCTGGCCAACGGCGGCATCGCGGAACTGCGCATGGACTATCTACGTCCCGACATCGCGCCCACGCACGAGGACGATCGTCTGCGTGTTGCCGGCACCAAGGGCGTCGTCGAATACACGGCGGCCACGGGCGTGACGGTGATCTCAAACGACTCCAAACCGCGCCGCATCGACGCATTGCCGCCGGCCGGCAGCGTCTTTGTTGACTTCCTCGACACGATCTACAATGGCAAGCCGGGTGCGCTGACGGTGGAGGAAGTTTTCCACGTGAGCGATGTGATTCAGGCCGCGGATGACAGTTCTCGCAGCGGTCGTGCTGTAAAAGTTTGA